One Henriciella litoralis genomic window carries:
- a CDS encoding helix-turn-helix transcriptional regulator → MTETNRSGEELRPKSNLPTPTEWMNTDETADHLGLKPKTLVNMRSLGTGPVYHKIGAKVWYRGKDIIAYTNGRRFMGTGLRDES, encoded by the coding sequence ATGACAGAGACAAATAGAAGTGGAGAGGAGCTTCGACCCAAATCAAACCTCCCAACCCCGACCGAATGGATGAACACGGATGAAACCGCTGACCATCTCGGCCTCAAACCGAAGACCCTGGTCAATATGCGTTCGCTGGGAACAGGCCCGGTTTATCACAAGATCGGCGCCAAGGTCTGGTATCGCGGCAAGGACATCATCGCTTACACTAATGGACGTAGGTTCATGGGGACAGGCCTTCGCGATGAGTCGTAG
- a CDS encoding S26 family signal peptidase, giving the protein MSRRTALLGMGYGLGLMVSASIINRSDFIWNRTESVPKGLYFVDRSARISTGDLVAFAPSDEVRHWLNDEGIVGADWPLLKHVAGLSGDEICRCDTQVSINGVTSVDALKVTESGSALPAWQGCQTLKAGEVFLLNSHPLSVDGRYFGVQDGARIIGVARSIWTYGDRSAEVQATVKAIDSGTGMDSVSRRARLRECHPATLNPLSAHPFLCDPAPEDGCTDLQSAAR; this is encoded by the coding sequence ATGAGTCGTAGAACCGCGTTGTTAGGCATGGGATACGGGCTAGGCCTCATGGTCTCCGCCAGCATTATCAACCGGTCCGACTTCATCTGGAACCGGACGGAAAGCGTGCCCAAGGGTCTTTACTTTGTTGACCGGTCGGCGCGAATTTCGACAGGCGATCTGGTAGCGTTTGCGCCCTCGGATGAGGTTCGACATTGGCTGAACGATGAGGGAATTGTTGGCGCCGACTGGCCCTTGTTGAAGCATGTTGCGGGCCTGTCCGGTGACGAGATTTGCAGATGCGATACGCAGGTCTCCATCAACGGGGTCACATCTGTTGATGCGCTCAAAGTAACCGAGTCCGGCAGCGCCCTTCCCGCCTGGCAGGGCTGTCAGACCCTCAAAGCCGGCGAAGTTTTCCTGCTCAACTCTCATCCCCTGTCAGTCGATGGACGATACTTCGGCGTTCAGGACGGCGCGCGCATCATTGGCGTCGCCAGGTCCATATGGACTTATGGCGACCGGTCGGCTGAGGTTCAGGCGACCGTCAAAGCGATAGATAGCGGGACGGGAATGGATTCTGTGTCCCGGAGGGCAAGATTAAGGGAGTGTCACCCGGCGACACTTAACCCATTGTCTGCACATCCTTTTTTGTGTGACCCGGCGCCGGAAGACGGGTGCACGGATTTGCAATCCGCTGCGCGCTAG
- a CDS encoding E2 domain-containing protein, with protein MNSLEYLAANNPAWSYISTVDPEAIQTKCQPCGIDGAPTREYALKIELVAAKRIQVREDPQHALLPACCVERHINPNSSFCLFLNSTAQIYDHDQANEWWGALRWFLARQDYASKRRLWPVDGGLCHGDAAEVQLAMESLTLPDGWLEEIRYSIFRHSGWLAGTLPRLTKDKSRVVNVREPCPRGCKRKHHPLQKKSCDVQLCIDGCHRQHKNILRAECPNRSIIERLVILEHERRRREKKFIQDLIATGVKCCNTMKYCPLRDSFSNG; from the coding sequence ATGAATAGCCTTGAATACCTTGCTGCAAACAATCCAGCATGGAGTTACATATCGACCGTCGATCCCGAGGCTATCCAAACGAAATGTCAGCCATGCGGCATTGATGGTGCTCCAACACGTGAATATGCTCTGAAAATAGAACTTGTTGCCGCCAAACGCATTCAAGTTCGCGAAGATCCCCAACATGCCTTGTTGCCTGCTTGTTGTGTAGAAAGGCATATAAATCCGAATTCGTCGTTTTGCCTTTTTCTGAATTCAACGGCTCAAATTTACGATCATGACCAAGCCAATGAATGGTGGGGCGCACTTAGATGGTTCCTCGCGCGGCAGGATTACGCTTCAAAGCGCCGCCTTTGGCCTGTTGATGGAGGACTCTGCCACGGGGACGCCGCTGAGGTACAGTTGGCTATGGAGTCTCTCACCCTGCCTGACGGCTGGCTTGAGGAAATTCGCTATTCGATTTTCCGACATTCCGGCTGGCTGGCTGGAACTCTCCCGCGGTTGACGAAAGACAAGTCCCGGGTTGTGAATGTGCGCGAACCTTGCCCACGAGGATGCAAGAGAAAGCACCACCCACTTCAAAAAAAGTCGTGTGATGTTCAACTTTGTATTGATGGTTGCCACAGGCAGCACAAGAATATCCTGCGTGCGGAATGTCCAAACCGATCAATAATTGAGCGGTTGGTCATATTGGAGCATGAACGAAGGAGGCGGGAGAAGAAGTTCATTCAAGATCTGATCGCAACCGGCGTGAAGTGCTGCAACACCATGAAGTATTGTCCTCTGCGCGACAGTTTCTCGAACGGCTGA
- a CDS encoding WYL domain-containing protein has translation MTNKDPKAAVRRRFMFIEFNLLWERSIGRRRLQEQFEISPQQATKDLSGYADTCPGNMIYDTRLKTYVPSPRFCPQFIEGDASEYLLQLEMLILGYRERDEVWIDIVPTADAVRISSRPIKREILRSVLDSIQSRRPIAARYVSLSSGAEAERHLQPHAMATDGHRWHMRAFDIDKERYSDFVLSRVETIRTLNHHPANAPKDEAWNTFVPVILTVDEELEERQRNRLEYEYNMIDGELCLEVRQAMLFYYLRNYGFNPRPRSGRAITNLSSYSLKLKNIDEVTACLNRRSS, from the coding sequence GTGACCAACAAAGATCCAAAAGCAGCCGTTCGGCGCCGCTTTATGTTCATTGAATTCAATTTGTTGTGGGAACGAAGCATCGGCCGAAGGCGGCTACAGGAGCAGTTCGAGATTTCTCCTCAGCAGGCGACCAAAGACCTAAGCGGATACGCGGATACTTGCCCAGGCAACATGATCTACGACACTCGGCTGAAGACGTACGTACCATCTCCAAGATTTTGTCCCCAATTTATCGAAGGCGACGCTTCGGAATATTTACTTCAGCTCGAAATGTTGATCTTGGGCTACCGGGAACGCGATGAAGTTTGGATTGATATAGTGCCCACTGCGGACGCGGTTAGAATATCATCACGACCAATCAAACGGGAAATACTGCGATCAGTCTTGGACTCGATTCAAAGCAGAAGGCCTATAGCCGCCCGTTATGTATCGCTAAGTTCGGGGGCAGAAGCAGAGCGCCATCTGCAGCCACACGCAATGGCGACTGACGGCCATCGATGGCACATGCGTGCATTCGATATCGACAAAGAACGCTACTCAGATTTTGTGCTTTCCCGAGTGGAAACCATACGTACACTTAATCATCACCCGGCCAACGCGCCTAAAGATGAAGCGTGGAATACCTTTGTTCCGGTCATCCTAACAGTAGACGAAGAGCTCGAGGAACGTCAGCGGAACCGCCTCGAATATGAGTACAATATGATTGATGGCGAACTATGCTTGGAAGTTCGTCAAGCGATGCTCTTTTACTATTTACGAAACTACGGTTTCAATCCTCGCCCAAGATCAGGAAGGGCGATAACTAATCTGAGCAGTTACAGTCTCAAACTAAAGAACATTGATGAGGTGACGGCGTGCTTGAACCGACGAAGCTCTTGA
- a CDS encoding DUF736 domain-containing protein, translating into MANALGYVSETKSGFEGTLAMMNLSAAIRIEKNAEKTEEGHPDYRIYAGETSTEIGGGWMRKSKASGRDYVSLTLADPQIGPRRIFANLAPVKGKKGRHVILWNARD; encoded by the coding sequence ATGGCAAACGCACTCGGATATGTCAGCGAGACCAAGTCCGGCTTTGAAGGCACCCTCGCAATGATGAACCTCTCTGCCGCAATCCGCATCGAGAAGAATGCGGAAAAGACCGAAGAAGGACATCCGGACTACCGCATCTATGCCGGTGAAACCTCGACCGAAATCGGCGGCGGCTGGATGCGCAAGTCGAAGGCATCGGGACGCGATTATGTCTCGCTGACGCTGGCAGACCCGCAGATCGGACCGCGCCGGATCTTCGCGAACCTTGCCCCGGTCAAGGGCAAGAAAGGCCGGCACGTCATCCTCTGGAACGCGCGCGACTAG
- the traG gene encoding IncP-type conjugal transfer protein TraG yields MTPTKFLLGQFLLTLLLITCSVWIATQWVAEVLDHQPRLGGPWFELAGQPVYKPWRLFQWWYAYDAYAPNVFARAGLIASLGGIAGIVMAIIASLWRARREKNATTYGSARWSSVRDVRLSGLLGSSGVVLGQFNGRYLRHAGAEHVMAFAPTRSGKGVGLVIPTLLSWTGNAIIHDIKGENWALTSNWRSSFSRCVRFDPTDLSSSRFNPLLEVRLGAHEVRDAQNVADILVDPDGSLERRSHWDKTAHSLLVGAILHVIYAEDDKSLAGVATLLSDPARPIDDTLERMLEANHLGSRDRPLTHPVVAEAARELLNKSENEKSSVVSTAISFLGLYRDPVVQRATSGSDWRIEDLFRGEIPASLYLVVPPSDLSRTKPLMRLILNQIARRLCEELPHGQDRRQTLLLLDEFPALGRLDFFESSLAFMAGYGIRAFLIAQSLNQVEKAYGQNNSILDNCHVRIAFATNDERTAKRISDMLGTTTEQRNQKNYTGHRLAPWLSHVMVSQQETQRPLLTPGEVMQMPADDALIFLASHPPIRAKKLRYYEDRNFIERVGALPIAAADADTSRLSGYHRSGVSHADGESGGLTRSIGPDIGDEDGISQDIATDEEHAPQQRGSIQDQIARYYLQVQENGGREL; encoded by the coding sequence ATCACTCCCACCAAGTTCCTCCTTGGCCAGTTTCTGCTGACGCTTTTGCTAATCACCTGTTCGGTGTGGATCGCGACGCAATGGGTGGCGGAGGTTCTTGACCATCAGCCTCGCTTGGGCGGTCCTTGGTTCGAACTAGCGGGTCAGCCTGTCTACAAACCCTGGCGGCTGTTCCAGTGGTGGTATGCCTATGACGCTTATGCGCCGAATGTATTTGCGCGTGCGGGTTTGATTGCCTCGCTGGGCGGCATCGCCGGGATTGTGATGGCGATCATCGCGTCGCTCTGGCGGGCAAGACGCGAGAAGAACGCGACGACTTATGGCTCCGCGCGCTGGTCATCGGTTCGGGATGTCCGACTATCCGGCCTGCTTGGCTCGTCAGGTGTGGTGCTGGGACAGTTCAACGGACGCTATCTCCGGCACGCTGGCGCCGAGCACGTAATGGCCTTTGCGCCAACCCGGTCGGGCAAGGGTGTGGGCTTGGTGATCCCTACCCTTCTTTCCTGGACCGGCAATGCGATCATTCATGACATCAAGGGAGAGAACTGGGCACTGACATCGAATTGGCGATCGAGCTTCTCTCGCTGTGTCCGTTTCGATCCGACGGATTTGTCGAGTTCGCGGTTCAATCCACTGCTGGAAGTGCGGCTCGGCGCGCACGAGGTTCGGGATGCGCAGAATGTGGCAGACATTCTGGTCGATCCGGATGGATCCCTCGAGCGGCGAAGTCATTGGGACAAGACGGCGCATTCACTGCTGGTTGGTGCAATCCTGCATGTTATCTACGCTGAAGATGATAAGTCGCTCGCGGGCGTGGCGACCCTGCTGTCCGATCCGGCCCGGCCGATCGATGACACGCTGGAGCGAATGCTTGAGGCGAACCATCTGGGAAGCCGTGACCGGCCATTGACGCATCCGGTTGTGGCGGAAGCAGCGCGAGAACTCCTGAATAAGTCTGAGAATGAAAAGTCGTCGGTCGTGTCGACGGCGATCTCGTTCCTGGGGCTTTACCGCGACCCGGTCGTGCAGCGGGCGACATCCGGCTCGGATTGGCGGATCGAGGACCTGTTCCGGGGAGAGATTCCAGCATCGCTCTACCTAGTCGTTCCGCCGTCTGATCTCTCACGGACCAAGCCGTTGATGCGGTTGATCCTCAACCAGATTGCGCGCCGGCTTTGTGAAGAGTTGCCACATGGGCAGGACCGTCGGCAGACCCTGTTGTTGCTGGATGAATTCCCGGCGCTCGGACGGCTGGACTTCTTCGAGAGTTCGCTGGCCTTCATGGCTGGGTATGGGATCCGTGCCTTCCTGATTGCCCAGTCCCTGAACCAGGTCGAGAAGGCCTATGGGCAGAACAATTCGATCCTCGACAATTGCCATGTCCGGATCGCCTTCGCGACGAATGACGAGCGCACGGCCAAGCGTATTTCCGACATGCTTGGCACCACGACGGAGCAGCGAAACCAGAAGAACTATACGGGACATCGGCTCGCGCCCTGGCTCAGTCATGTCATGGTCTCACAGCAGGAAACTCAGCGTCCGCTTCTGACGCCTGGCGAAGTAATGCAGATGCCGGCCGATGATGCGCTGATCTTTCTGGCGAGCCATCCGCCGATCCGCGCAAAGAAACTCCGCTACTATGAAGATAGGAATTTCATCGAGCGGGTTGGTGCACTGCCGATTGCTGCTGCCGATGCGGATACGTCTCGGCTGAGCGGCTATCACCGATCTGGAGTGTCGCACGCTGACGGGGAGTCAGGCGGGCTGACGCGATCGATTGGCCCTGACATCGGCGATGAGGATGGGATCTCGCAGGATATTGCGACGGATGAAGAGCACGCGCCGCAGCAGCGCGGCAGCATTCAGGACCAGATCGCGCGCTATTACCTTCAAGTCCAGGAAAATGGCGGACGGGAGCTTTAG
- a CDS encoding cyclic nucleotide-binding domain-containing protein, whose protein sequence is MLEPTKLLKMISMKSKAENPTELDKIQHESRIRRVLASNRLVSGDSDLVENLFDEGAFQHFRKGSEIITQGCADNHVYFLISGKVDVLINGSVRDEKAAPDTVGELAAHKPFKPRTATVRAATDLEVLRVECKQFASLVDGDSEMERRLGDLTGEMLHARLADNVEPKGKLSTDWVTMSVLVGAGCWLILAVILKTQFGFSFGVSALIGAIFGAMASIFLLMNNPKFFYRSMFRLTLLAGLGYATFGGIVVAGGTRLEILPGTSGDLGSYIITLIFVFLICMLCVWKDKSS, encoded by the coding sequence GTGCTTGAACCGACGAAGCTCTTGAAAATGATCAGCATGAAGTCAAAAGCTGAGAACCCTACAGAGCTCGACAAAATCCAGCACGAGAGCCGGATTAGGCGTGTATTAGCGAGCAATCGATTGGTGTCTGGTGACTCTGATCTCGTCGAAAACTTGTTTGATGAAGGGGCCTTCCAGCACTTTCGCAAAGGTAGCGAAATTATCACCCAAGGCTGCGCCGACAATCACGTCTACTTTCTGATTTCTGGAAAAGTAGATGTACTGATTAATGGATCAGTTCGAGACGAAAAAGCGGCCCCAGATACCGTCGGAGAATTAGCAGCTCATAAGCCATTCAAGCCCCGTACGGCCACTGTGCGCGCGGCCACGGACTTGGAAGTCCTTCGTGTCGAATGCAAACAATTCGCATCTTTGGTCGATGGCGATTCAGAGATGGAACGCAGACTAGGCGACCTTACAGGTGAGATGCTTCATGCGCGCCTAGCAGATAATGTTGAGCCAAAAGGCAAGTTGTCCACCGATTGGGTGACCATGTCGGTCTTGGTCGGAGCTGGCTGCTGGTTAATTCTAGCTGTGATACTAAAAACTCAATTTGGTTTTTCGTTTGGCGTGTCAGCGCTTATCGGAGCTATCTTTGGAGCGATGGCCAGCATATTTCTATTGATGAATAATCCCAAGTTCTTTTACCGATCAATGTTTCGCCTCACTCTATTGGCCGGATTGGGGTACGCCACTTTTGGCGGAATCGTAGTTGCTGGTGGCACCAGATTAGAAATCCTGCCAGGCACATCCGGTGACCTCGGTAGCTACATCATCACTCTGATTTTTGTCTTTCTGATCTGTATGCTCTGCGTTTGGAAAGATAAATCATCTTAG
- a CDS encoding DUF3363 domain-containing protein has translation MSDDFDFVPRLGKIRSQGKVKTQLKRLKRVVAKGRLGSRGRKSLAPGAVRHAGRGKVQAALAGHWSNQRARRVIVKVHIARAGPTGAASFTKHVAYIRREGAGREGERGKLYDRSVDEADAKSFNERASEDRRQFRLIVSPEDAERMKDLTRFTREFMSQVEKDLGRRLDWVAANHHDTAQPHVHIVIRGGNARNGELLMDRKYITHGFRARAQELVTLELGQRRLREMAAARSNDAEREALTAIDHDIARSLTDGRYTPESERGGLSRFDGAVVKRRLRFLKTLDLAARHEKGSWAMQDGWQDTLRALGRRGDMVRSLANLEGRKIDASRLHALPRDLSSAGEILGRLAATLPGDELRNGTTALIEGLDGRVWSVEMTEQEAGQLPKAGGFLSVARKAVEPKPADRTIAAIAERNGGVYSDDLHSAVDPTSSPAFRLAHKRRLEALRRLGVVDRNTDGTWSIPGKFEERALQVEARSQTLAINVRSWLPLEKLPERHAETWLDRMDTELLEGSAGPFADELRKSLKIRRAWLQSKGYALDQNGQLAREDAERLRREEFQTAVASEVKRLKLPYDDIKIGESVQGRYARNLDLAQGRFAIIVSDDHFTLVPVSGGHMKFYGHHVSLLRSEHRIGWNLTNYRSVTR, from the coding sequence ATGAGCGACGATTTCGACTTCGTTCCTCGACTCGGGAAGATCAGGTCGCAGGGCAAGGTAAAGACCCAGCTGAAGCGGCTGAAACGTGTCGTCGCGAAGGGGCGGCTTGGCAGCCGTGGCCGCAAATCCCTGGCACCGGGCGCTGTGCGTCATGCAGGGCGTGGAAAAGTACAGGCCGCCCTTGCTGGCCATTGGTCAAACCAGCGGGCCCGGCGCGTCATTGTGAAAGTCCATATTGCGCGGGCAGGCCCGACCGGCGCGGCGAGTTTTACAAAGCACGTCGCCTACATCCGCCGCGAAGGTGCCGGGCGCGAGGGCGAGCGCGGAAAGCTCTATGACCGGAGCGTCGATGAGGCCGATGCTAAATCGTTTAACGAACGCGCTTCTGAAGACAGGCGGCAGTTCAGGCTGATCGTCTCTCCGGAGGATGCCGAGCGGATGAAGGATCTGACGCGGTTCACGCGGGAGTTCATGAGCCAGGTCGAGAAGGATCTCGGCCGCCGGCTCGACTGGGTGGCTGCCAACCATCACGACACAGCGCAGCCGCATGTTCATATCGTGATCCGCGGCGGCAATGCGCGAAATGGAGAGCTGCTGATGGACCGCAAGTACATCACGCACGGATTTCGGGCGCGGGCGCAGGAGCTCGTAACGCTCGAGCTTGGCCAGCGGCGGCTGCGGGAAATGGCTGCGGCGAGGTCGAACGATGCCGAACGTGAGGCGCTTACGGCGATCGATCATGACATTGCGCGGTCGCTGACCGATGGTCGTTACACACCAGAGAGTGAACGCGGCGGATTATCGAGGTTCGATGGTGCGGTCGTTAAGCGGCGTCTGCGGTTTCTGAAAACGCTCGACCTTGCGGCACGACACGAGAAGGGCAGCTGGGCTATGCAAGACGGTTGGCAGGATACGCTGCGGGCCCTCGGCAGGCGCGGAGACATGGTTCGGTCGCTTGCCAATCTTGAGGGCCGGAAAATCGATGCGTCGCGTCTCCATGCCCTGCCCCGTGATTTGAGCTCCGCTGGCGAAATCCTGGGACGGCTGGCCGCCACCTTGCCGGGTGACGAATTGCGGAATGGAACAACGGCACTGATCGAAGGCCTCGATGGTCGGGTTTGGTCAGTAGAGATGACCGAACAGGAAGCGGGTCAATTGCCGAAGGCGGGCGGCTTTTTGTCTGTGGCGCGCAAAGCCGTTGAACCGAAGCCTGCGGATCGGACGATTGCTGCGATCGCCGAGCGAAACGGCGGCGTGTATTCGGACGACTTGCACTCAGCAGTGGACCCGACTAGTTCACCGGCGTTCCGGCTTGCCCACAAACGACGGTTGGAAGCGCTGAGAAGGCTCGGTGTTGTCGACAGGAATACGGATGGGACGTGGTCTATCCCAGGCAAATTCGAGGAGCGCGCCCTTCAAGTTGAAGCGAGGAGTCAGACCCTCGCAATCAATGTTCGCTCCTGGCTACCTCTTGAAAAGCTGCCCGAGCGGCATGCCGAAACATGGCTTGATCGGATGGACACCGAGCTGCTGGAGGGCTCAGCGGGACCGTTTGCGGACGAACTCCGGAAATCGCTCAAGATCCGGAGGGCTTGGTTGCAGAGCAAAGGGTATGCGCTGGATCAAAATGGACAGCTGGCACGCGAAGACGCTGAGCGTCTCAGGAGAGAAGAATTTCAAACTGCGGTAGCGAGCGAAGTTAAGCGATTAAAATTACCGTACGACGATATCAAGATTGGCGAAAGTGTCCAAGGGAGGTACGCGCGCAACCTCGACCTCGCTCAGGGGCGCTTTGCAATAATTGTTTCAGATGATCACTTCACCTTGGTGCCCGTATCGGGGGGGCATATGAAGTTCTACGGTCATCACGTATCGCTTCTACGGTCTGAACACCGCATAGGTTGGAATCTTACGAACTATCGATCAGTTACTCGCTAA
- a CDS encoding nucleotidyl cyclase domain-containing protein: MSWNEQAARARIRALIDDAPTVEVRRFADEYFPQYQRRRQKLVEDGGRTTQPLFDLPKGTAVTVDTVQVYIKITNYDEYRLSEGRETEASHERALRFLHLYYSACDRVTERSPAQRIDFHGSRMHAVVLDRSGTGVTRETLDEAFDFIRDFRAVADEANKALANSNLTARFRIGVDIGRCVAINNGTALEQEPLFLGSAANHAAKLADGDQPGIYLSDRVRAMLSLTPMGELVFSDQLNEDYFQEVSRSRLSTDEGLPRSILTEWQDEVRKSEAMDFTDPRFAFHHKEPPLSDIKFEDLSPSNSIRMALLSTYADISGYTAYIDSCIAAGEIADAVKALFVIRAELQNVFEHDFGGRKVRFIGDCIHGVLAEGTKLDTDMRATVESGAKCAGGLHSSFSLCQQELKCVDQLGLNIGMEVGQTPVTRIGIRGIRSVRIASSVATTLSEQMQSDCEERNQSKFGPTAMRHLPAKLRDLFGDDGVASDISFSEVATALSDFSAEPAAPAYLRSHTPARTEPPRAHCTHR, from the coding sequence ATGTCCTGGAACGAACAAGCGGCGCGCGCGCGTATACGGGCGCTAATAGATGATGCTCCGACTGTCGAAGTTCGGCGGTTCGCTGACGAATATTTTCCTCAGTATCAACGCCGCAGGCAGAAACTCGTAGAAGATGGCGGCAGAACTACTCAACCGCTGTTTGACCTGCCAAAAGGTACGGCGGTCACGGTCGACACAGTTCAGGTTTACATCAAGATCACAAACTATGATGAGTACCGACTGTCAGAAGGACGCGAAACTGAAGCCAGTCATGAACGAGCTCTACGGTTCCTTCACCTTTACTACAGCGCCTGTGATCGTGTGACTGAGCGGTCGCCCGCTCAACGCATAGATTTCCACGGATCGAGGATGCACGCGGTTGTCCTTGATCGGTCCGGCACGGGCGTCACTCGGGAAACACTCGACGAGGCATTCGACTTCATTCGAGACTTTCGGGCTGTAGCTGATGAAGCGAACAAGGCACTTGCGAATAGTAACCTGACAGCGCGTTTTAGAATTGGCGTCGATATTGGGCGCTGCGTCGCAATCAACAATGGCACGGCGCTTGAACAGGAGCCGCTCTTTCTGGGAAGTGCCGCAAACCATGCCGCAAAGCTTGCCGATGGCGACCAGCCTGGAATTTACCTGTCAGACCGGGTGCGCGCTATGCTGAGCCTCACTCCAATGGGTGAATTGGTATTTTCCGACCAACTCAATGAAGATTATTTCCAGGAAGTTTCACGCAGTAGGCTCTCCACGGATGAAGGTCTACCTCGTTCTATTCTTACGGAATGGCAGGATGAAGTCCGCAAAAGCGAAGCGATGGATTTCACTGACCCAAGGTTTGCGTTCCACCACAAAGAACCGCCGCTGAGTGACATCAAGTTTGAAGATTTGTCGCCAAGCAACTCCATTCGAATGGCGCTACTTTCGACTTATGCAGATATTTCAGGCTACACGGCTTACATCGACAGCTGCATAGCAGCTGGAGAGATTGCTGACGCAGTGAAAGCCCTGTTTGTCATTCGAGCAGAGCTGCAAAACGTGTTCGAGCACGATTTCGGAGGCCGGAAAGTCAGGTTCATTGGTGATTGCATTCACGGCGTACTAGCTGAGGGGACGAAGCTAGATACTGACATGCGCGCTACCGTCGAGAGTGGGGCAAAATGTGCGGGTGGGCTGCACTCATCATTTTCGCTCTGTCAGCAAGAGTTGAAATGCGTCGATCAGCTTGGACTCAATATCGGAATGGAAGTTGGCCAAACACCTGTTACTCGTATTGGAATTCGAGGCATCCGCTCAGTAAGAATTGCATCCAGTGTTGCGACAACTTTGTCCGAACAGATGCAATCCGATTGCGAGGAAAGGAACCAAAGCAAATTTGGGCCAACTGCCATGCGACACCTTCCCGCGAAGTTGCGTGATCTGTTTGGAGATGATGGCGTTGCATCCGATATTTCTTTTTCTGAAGTTGCTACGGCACTTTCTGACTTTAGTGCAGAACCTGCGGCACCAGCATATCTTCGGTCACACACGCCGGCCAGGACAGAGCCGCCGCGAGCCCACTGCACTCACAGATGA